Below is a genomic region from Taeniopygia guttata chromosome 7, bTaeGut7.mat, whole genome shotgun sequence.
TAGATTTGGCCCTGCAGGTAATCagtgggcagcagctgcccaaaGTGGCCAACAGCAAGGAGGGAGCCATCATTGACCCACTGGTGCGTGTGGAGATCTATGGGGTCCCCGCGGACCAGGCGCACCAGGAGACCAAGTACATCGAGAACAATGGTGAGACCCACAGCGGTACCAGGgcccctgctgtgcccaggcacaGTCCCTGCTGTCCTGCACTCTCTCAGCACCTGCTCTCTCTTCCCAGGGTTTAACCCCTGCTGGGATGAGACACTGCAGTTTCAGCTCCACGTACCTGAGCTGGCCCTCGTTCGCTTTGTGGTGGAGGATTATGACAAGACTTCCAGGAATGACTTTGTGGGTCAGTTCACCCTAGCATTTGCCAACATCAAACCTGGTGAGTGGCTGCTACCCAGTGGTTTTGGGCACCCAGAACAGCCCTGCAAGCATGTCTGGGACTCAGCTGGATACTAAAGAGGAGGGTGGGATTCCAGTTAGCCAGAACCTTGCTGTCCTTCCTGCAGGATATCGGCACATCCATCTCCTCTCAAAGGATGGCACCAGCATCCCACCCTCTTCGCTCTTTGTCCACATCCGCATCACTGAGCCacctggccctgagcaggacTGAGCTCGTGCGGTGAGCAGCACCCAGATGGAAGCCATAGAGCCAGCACCAAGTAGCTGGGGCCACAGAGCCAACCACCTTGCCCTCTTGTTGAGCTGTTTCTGTCATCCCTGTGTCATTGTTGCTGCTGTGATTCCCTTTGCAGTAGCTTCCGAGGGCTGGGAAAAAGCACTGACCTCCCCTTTCCAGGTTCAGGATGCTGCTGCCCATGCATGAGTGTGGGGTCTATgccactgcagctccctgcacccTCCACAGGcaccctgccctggcccacgTTGACTGTGGGGAGGAAGCGAGATGGTgtgtggcccagctctgctgcaggggctggtCCCCTCCCAGTCAGGGGAgcaaggctggagctgagcaaaccccagggctgggcacggcTGGGAGTAGAGTTGGTCCTTACTGCCCCCTAACCCTGCAGAGCCTCATCACATCCCTTGGCCCCTACAGCCCCAAATTAACCCTTACCCCATCCTTTCTCTGTAAGCAACTTAATAAATTGTTCAGTGACAAACAGCTTCGGGTCCGGGTGCAATAGTGCTGGGGAGAGATGAAGAGCTGAGCTTGGGTTTGTGCTCCTTCCCTGTGGGCACCTGGCCCACTGTTCACACGGGAGTTCCAAGCAGCACAAAGAAACGGTATTAAAAGGAACTGAGCAATTCCTTTTATACAGTTGTGTATTTTACAACCCATATACATATATGCctgtatatacacacatacatctCTGCAGCACATCAGTGCCACCAGTGCATTAAAGCAGTTGGGATGCAGCCTCACTGTGATGTGCCATCGTTCTCTACGGGGcactctccttcctcctccatcctggGGGCCTCCTTGGCCTGGCTCTCCCTCTGCACACTGTGAAGGTGGACGGTGTGTGTGCTGGGGTCCTTTCCCACGCCCTGGCTAGGGTCAacagccctgtgctcagggtGATGCCTCTGGATGTGTTTGATGACCTGGAACTTCTGCTTGGCCTTGTAGGGGCAGTAGCGGCAGAAGAAGGGGTGCTCGTTGGTGTGGGTCAGGTAGTGGTGGCGCAGGCCAGCTGCCCAGCGGAAAGCCCGCCCGCAGGCGTTGCACACGTAGGGCTTCTCCTCGCTGTGCTTCTTCAGGTGAGTCTTGAGGAGAAAGTGCGTCTTGAAGGCCTTGCCACACTGCTCACAGATGAAGGAACGAGCCTCCTGGTGCCGCGTCTCCTTGTGCACCCGCAGGGCATCCGCGCGGTTGGTGCAGTACTCGCACTCATCGCAGCGGTACGGCTTCAGGCCTGTGGCGACAGGGAaggggatggcactgggatgggggcACCGTGCTCTCCAGTCCACGGATCTCTCCATCCCTGTAACAGAGCATAAGCCCCCAGGGACTTCCCCCTAATCCCAGCTTGTTAGCAGGCACACCAAGATCCCCATTTCCAAGGCACCAAATAGTGCCCGGGGTCTGTGGCACCCACACTTCCCTCCCACCTAAGAGCACTGCCCCCATCCCATTACCACAGGATAATGTGCTAATGCCCTAAATGTCCTCCTCTGTCTCTAGCTGGGCCACTGGCAGAAAAAGAAGCACGGAGCAGCCCCAACACCCCCCCCGGCGCTTGACAGCTTGTCCTCAGTGGGCAGCACTCACCCGTGTGCTTTGTCATGTGGTACTTGAGCTGGTTCACCCACTTGCATTTGTAGCCACAGTCAGGGCAGAGatatttcctctcctccttgtGGATCCGCATGTGATActgagcaggaggagagggtCAGGATGAGACCATGTCCCCAGCCCTCGGGATGTGCAGGGCTTTGGGGTGGCAGTGAGAGGCTCACAGACAGTTCTGACATCTCCAGCTGCATGGGACAAGGAGGGCTGTGTGCTTGCTTGGCAGTTTATGAGCAAGGGGAATCCGTACCAGGGTCGGGATGAGATTCCTCTACTGCTGAGGTGCTCTGGCTCAGCCTGTGGATGGCACAGGCTTTGCTCCCCAGTTTGATATGTAAGGCAGAGTCAAATGGAAAAGCCAACCCAACAGAGCTAAGCACATtgcacagcctgtcccagggGGCCCCAGgaggctccagcacagcctggccatTAAAAAAGTCAATACTTCTTTTAGCAAAACCAGACTATTTCTCCCTCCATTACCCTATGCCTCCATCAGCCACGCATTTCCTGTTCTAGGAAAAGCCCTTTACCATGCATCAAGATGCTAATCACCTACAGCAACGAGGGCAGGGTCACACTCTACTTCCAAGAAAGCTAGAGGTTTCCCTGCACTGTGTCTAACTGGCACCACAGAGTATGCTGAAGCCAGCAAGCAGCCAAACTTGGCTTTGAATGGTGCAAGGCTGCACCCAGAGAAAGCCAGAGATGTCAGCAAGAAAAGAAGTGAACTTAAGACTGCTGCCACCTTCTTGCTTTGTTAAAAGTCTCCCTTACCCTTAAAATGcaacagcagagaagaaatgtATTGTACTGACATGATTTTTATCTGCTTGACTCCTATTTCTGTTCAGTATGAGCCACTGAACACTGAGGATGAAACCACCCCTTAGGAACttcttccccaaatccctgtggcTGGATACCCCTCAAGCAATGTAGAAGGAGCAGGATACATTCCCAAGCAGAGCTCTTACCTTGAGACGTGAGGGGTCAGCGCAGGCATATTTACAGAGGTGGCACTTGTAAGGCTTCTCACCAGTGTGGATGCGGATGTGCCACGTGATCTTTTGCCTGTTCTTGGTGGTGTACTCACAGTCCGAGCACTTGTACACGCGGGTGCCCCCATGGCCCTTCATATGCTGATCAAACACAAGCTGGTGCTGGCAGGCAAAGTCACAGAAAGGGCAGTGCAGGGGTTTGTCCTGGGGGGCAGCCGGCTCATGGCTCTCCATGTAATGCCGCACCAGCTGCTGCCGCTCCTTGGCTGCAAAGCTGCACAGCTCACAGCGGTGGCTGAAATGCTGCGTCTTGTGCTCCTCCAGTGCCTCCCGGGTGGCAAAAGTCTCCTTGCAGGTGCTGCACTCCAGGTGTGGGTGCTGCTTCTGCACGTGGCACTTGAGCGTGGCCTCACTGTGACACACAAAGTCACAGCGTGGGCAGCTGTAGGAAACCTTCTCCTCGTGCCGTCGCAGGACGTGCTGCTTGAGGGCCGTCTCGGAACTGAAGCGAGCCTCACAGCGGGAGCAGCCGAAGTTGAGCTCGCCGTGGTGGCAGCTGTTGACGTGGCGGGTGATGTCATTCTGCAGGTAGCTGCTGTAGTCGCAGAGCGGGCAGAAATGGGTGGGCGTCTTCTCATGCACGCGCAGGCGGTGGATGCGCAGCTTGGAGTTGGTGCCGAAGGTCTGGCTGCAGATGCCGCAGGCGATGCGCCCCACGCCGGTGTGCAGGGACTGGTGGGCCTCCAGGCGGTAGCGTCGCGTGGTGCTGAACTCGCAGTAGCGGCACTTGTGTGGCTTCACCCCCTCGTGCTTGATGCGGATGTGCTGCCGCAGGCACCGGGCCTGCTTGCAGGTGAACTCGCACTGGCGGCACTGCAGCTGTGGCCGCTTGCTGTAATGCTTGCGGTGCAGCCTGCGGTGCAGCCGCAGGGCTTTGGCCACCTTGGAGGTGAaggggcaggaggtgcagcGAAACTCACCCAGGGTAACACAGCCCCTCTTCTTGTGAGTCTTCATGGCCCGTTCCTGGTGGCAGGTGAAGGGGCAGGTGGGGCAGGAGAAACGCCTCCTCTTGGGCAGGGTGGCTTTTGGTGGGGCTGCATCCAGTGGGAGCTCACTGGTCTGGTCTTTCTCAACACTGAGTGGGTCCCCCTCAGGGAGTTCGGTCCTTTGGGGTTCGTCCTCAGGATGCACGATGTGCTTTTCAGCACAATGGCTCTTGAGGGCCCGCCGGGAGCGGAAGGTTTCAGGGCACTGTGAGcaccagaactgctccaggTTCCGGCAGCCATCCTCCACGTGGGAGGTGATGGTGGTGACACGAGAGCACACAAAGGAGCAGGCATTGCAGTGCAGCTTTCCTCCCTCCAGTCGGTATTTCTCTGAGGGTTTCCCAGGCTGGgaggcaccagcagctccacctGGCTCAGTCCCACCCCCTTGCTGAGGAGGCTCCTCTGCCACCTCTGTGCTATCACCCAGTAGGGATTTCTCAGAGGCATGACAGCCTGATGTCTGTGCCCCAGTCAAAGGAATGCCTGCTGCTTGTGTTTTATCAGGTAGCAGTTCAGCTTCCCAAGGGCTCTCAGCATGCCCAGACTCCTCTGAGCCTCCCTTCTCGCTCTCTGCTGTTTCTGTACCATTATCACCAGGCTGGTCAGCAGGTTGGCACAGTCCAGGTGCCTCCTGATTGGTTGGTTTGAGGATCTTGTTCTTCAGAAGAACAGGGCATTTCTTTAGGAGGTGGGTGTTGAGTCCCCTCTGCTGCTTAAAGCTGGCACCACACTCACGGCACACGAGCGGGGCCCGGCGGCTCTGGCAGCTGGCTTTGGAGTGCAGGGACATGGATTTCTCCTTCCGTGTGATGTACGAACACTTCTCACACTTAAAGACCTGGCTCTCCGACTGCACCACCAGCATCTGCACCCTGCCCTCCAGCACCAGTGTCTCTGCCTGCTCTTTGTCCTGCTTCCGCAGAGCCTTCAGCTCTGACTCTGAGCCGCCCCTGGCATTGTCACCAGAGGTGGGCACATCCTCTGGGACAGGCAGGTGGCCCTGTTCAGGTGTCTTCAGCATGCTGAGCCAGGCCTCTGGCAGCTTGGCTTGGCTGGTCTCTCTCTCCTCAGTGTCTGCCATGACCTTGTGGTGGTCTGAGCATGACCCCTCAAGGTGGCCCATGTCCTGCTTTAGGGTGTCTTTTCCCTGGTTGTCTCCTGCTGCTATACTGCCCTTCACCACCTTGTCTTCCTGTACATCTACCTCTTCCTCAAAGTCTGGGATGTCTTCAAGTGTATTGCCACTGTCCTCCAAGCCAAGGCCATCCTGGGAGCCCAGCAACTCATAGGCTCCGGGAGGCTCCTTGCAGGACAGCATTTCCACACTCTCTGGCTGGGTCACACAGGCTTGTCCAGTCAAGTTCTCCAGGAGAGGGTCAGATGAGACATTCAGTGCCTCCAAGTGCAAGGTGCAGCTCTCTGCCACATCTTCAGAAACAGTGAGCTCAGTAGAGCCTGTGGCAGCATTTCCTCGCACACAGTCATCTTCCAGGGCATTGCCAACAATaggacagctctgctctccctcgCCTCTCTctgccttgctgctgctctccGGTGGAGCAGCATCCTGCTCAAGGAGGGGCATCATGAACACTTGCTGGTAGCTTTCTTCTCCCTGAGACTCCACCTGGGATGGTGTCTCCTTCATCCACTGCTCCTTGCCAGTGAGGGGGGAACTGGCATCCACATGCAGGGCTGCACTGACCTCATAGCCAAAGAGTGCCTCAGATGAGCTGATCTCCAGCTCCTTGCTGGCGTAATTTTCCAGCCAGTCCTTGTCACCAGGAACGTAGCCATGAATCTTGCGCTTATGGAAGAAGAGGCTTGTGTTACTGAAGGTGCAGTATGAACAGAGGGCACAGCGAAACTCCTTCTGCTTGGTGTGCTTGCAGTTCTCGTGGTTCAGCAGTGCCTGCTTGTACTTGGTCTGGTAGGTGCAATACTGGCACTGGAAGATAGGTACCTGGTAGTTCTGCGAATGCTTTGCCTGCATGTGCTTCTGCAGCTCGTACTTGCGCTTGCAGGCGAAGCCGCACACCTCGCAGATCAGACTTTTACCCTGGTGCCGCAGCTTGTGGCTGCTCAGCTGGTCAGCACGGTGACACCGGTACGAACACTGGTTACATTGGTACCTGCAGAGACAAGCAGAACTGGTCAGGCAGCACGAGGAATTGAGGCAGGCTGAGCTTCATCAGGCACGCTGAGCTCTCCTTCCCCATCCCAGACAAACAGGGAAGGGGTACTGTTTGGTTTGCCAGATCTGATCTTTGCCATCCAGACAGCTCTTACCAAAGGCAATTCCtacctgctgcagcccttggcactgctggtgcTTTACACTCTCAGCCTGAGGACTGGAGATAGATTCCCTGAGCATTGTGtcagacacacacactctcACACGTGCATGCCAACAGCAtttccagcatccctggaggcaGGCTAGACTCAAAGGAGGTGATAATTTGGCAGTCCTGAATATGGCCTTGACCCACAAACATCAGCAGAGCAATGAACCCAAGCTCAGAGTTGCACTTTGGAGGCAATATACCTCCTTGGTGGCACAGCAACACCAAAAATAGGTTTGTCTCCACAGTACCATGCTGTAAGttcaaaccccaaatttctcatGCACCAGAaagggcagggcaggtgtgAGAAAGTCTGGCACACCGTGCAGCCAGAAGCAGACCCCTGaagcaggatttggggagcccTGACTATGCTGCCAAGCCAGTGGAGCAGGGGGTCTTACCGGAGATCTCCAGTGTGCTTGCGCATGTGGACGTTCAGGTAATGCTTCCACTTGGTGATGTACCCGCACTCGGTGCACATGAAGTTCTTGTCATTGGAGTGGGTCAGCATGTGCTTGGACAGGTAGCTCACATCCCGGCACGTGAAGTTGCAGAGCTCACACTTGTGAGGTTTCTCTCCTACATGCAAGACACAAATGCCTTCAGCATGACAGCCAGATAAAGCAACATGGCAGGGAAACCAGCTCAGCAGGGAGAATGCAACAACTTCAGCCAAGTGATCCTGGGCTGGCAAAGCTGGTGGTGGGACCCAGGAGCTCTgacccagccctccctgcccacccagAGGCAGGACAAGACAccttccccatcccagctcagcttttgGGACTGCTACAGGGGACACCCACCAGTGTGCAACAGCATGTGCCGGATGAGCACCCGCTTGTGCGCTGTGGCGAAGGCACACTCGGTGCACTTGTGGATCTTCTCGTTGGCGTGCATCTTGCCCACATGGTCATGAAACTCCACAGGGTTGAAAGTGGCATAGGGGCAGAAACTGCACTGGAGCTGCTCGCTGCCCGGGTGGCCTTGCTTCTTGTGCTTGCGGAAAACATGCTTGTTGGAGCAGATGAAGTCACACTGCTGGCAGTGGAAGGCGTAGTGGGTTTTCCGGTGAGCCTCCATGGCCTCAGCCGTGCCGAAGAGCAGCGAGCAGGCATGGTACTTGCACTCCACTGCCTTGATGCCATGAGCATCCTTGAGGTGACGGACAAACTCCTTACGGTCCTCTGCACAGTAGTTACAGTCCCCGTGGAAGCAGCTCAGCCTCTTGGGCTCAGTTTTGTGAGTCTTCAAGTGCTCCTTGAGGGCCTGGCTGAGCCGAAACTTCTCCTCACAGACTGGGCAGGAGTAAACATCGGAGTAGAAGTTGGAGATGTCCTCATGCATGCTGGCCATGTGGCGGTTGAGAGCATTCTTCTCCACTGAGCTGTAGTGGCAGAGTGGGCAGCGATGAGCCTTCTCGCCTGTCTCCCGCATCATGTGGATTTTCAGCTTGCTTTTGCTGGTGAAGTACTTGTGGCAGTTGGGGCACTGCAGGCTGGGGTCAGGGAAGTGCAGGTGAAGGTGCTCTACCAGGTGGGTCCGCTTTTTGAAGCATCGCTTGCATTCGGGGCACATGTGGGTTTTGTAGAGGTACTCAGAGCCTTCTGCAATATCCCctgggggaaaaaggagggggagcAGTTAATAGGGAAAAGATGGAGAGCACAGGCAGATGTTCTGTCCCTGATCCAGTTGTGCCAGGATGAGGATTTATACACATGGGTAGTCACACAGCCATCACCTACTCAGAGAGACTGTACCCACTCCAAGCCACCAGCATGCTTCAGATGAGTTCTTTCCAACTCAGCACTGGCAATGCACAGCCTACATCAGGCCTGCCCCTGGTTCCCAAACCCAGGTAAGACCTTTGCCTAAACCTGGCAGGATGTGTAACAGGAAAAGAAGAGACATATTTGCTTGGGCAGTGGTTGGGGGAACAAGTGCACTGGTACATGCAGGAAATGTGAGGTCACCCACCAACCTGGGCCACATTTCCCTGCCAGCCTTAAAGATGTAGTGCTTGTTCACAaagcctgagctgctcctggtaAGGCCCTGCATCCTACCTTTGAAGCGCTGTGCCTGTGGCACTCCAACTTTTTTAGGAGCTGCCTTCCCATCCTCTTTGGCCTCGGCTTCGCAGAGGCTCTCACCATCTTCCTCTGGTGACTCCTCCCCACTGCTGTCTGAgtcctcttctccagctgatGCTTTCTGTCCCTTCAAGGAGCTGTCCCCAGTACCTCCAGGCTTTGCTGGCCTGGCTTCTGCTGTACTGGCTTTCCAGCCAGGGTGGGAATCACCTGGTTCCTCCGGCCCTTCTGATGCTGCTTCAGTGGGGAAAGACAAGAGATCATCATGTTCCATGCAAGAGAAAACCACCCTCATACACCCACACACACGCAGAAAAAACACCTGGCTGAGATGGAGGGCACAAACTGTGCTGCAAGGAGGCACAAACGCAGGGTTCCCTGCCCTCCAGCTTCACCCCGCCTCCTCCAGTTGTAACTGGGATGCACAGAcacagccaggctctgcagcacccacaggcCCCAACCCCTCACCCAGCCATACCTGATGGCAGGATGCAGCACTGGTCAAGGCTGTGGGGGTCGCCTGTTGTGGGCATCTCAGAAGGGGACTCTGTGGCGTGACCCTTCCTGTGCTGCCAGAAGAGCTTGGCGTTGGCTGTGACGAAGTCGCAGTGGCCGCAGTGGAAGGGGAAGTGTGTCCGGTGGTGCTGCTCCATGGCCTGGCGGCTGGGGAAGAGCAGCGGGCAGGCCCGGCAGGCGCAGGACACGGGGGAGGCCCCGTGCAGGTGGCACAGATGACTGCGCAGTTGCTTGCGGTCCTCTGTGGTGAAGTGGCAGCCCCCCTCgggacagggcagggctccCGATGGGGCACGGTGGGTCTTGAAGTGCTCCTTGAGTTGGCCAGGCTGCAAAAACGCCTCCTGGCAGACGGGGCATAGCAGGCACtcgggagcagagccctcctgtGTGCTGGCTCCGGGCAGCTCTGAGCCCCTGGGATCCCTCTGGCCCTCGCTGGCAGAAGCCAACAGTGCCCCTGGGAATTCCAGGTGCTCTTGtgggggcagcagcaggcactggtgctgggacagcagggaggcctctgagaagctgtggccacACCTCTCACAAAAGTACAGCTCCACCACTTTCACCAGAACCTCTGCAGAGAGCAAGGGATGAGCGTAAGAAGGAGCTTTTTAAAGACCCAGAGCTTGGGACTGGTGGTTCAGTTCCAGCTCTGGACAAGAAGAATAAATCCCTCTTGCCACAAATTACATTTTGGGAACCATATCCCCTATAAGAGGGGAAATACCACCATCCAGGTGGACATGATAACCAGTTCTGTCCCTCTGCACTTTGAAGCATGCAGAGATGAGAAACTGGCCTGGCCCCATTCCCGTTAGGATGTCCAGTGCCCACACCGGACCCACATGGGAAGCATGCTAGGGGGTAATAGTTTAGGTGGAGATCTCTGCCTGGTCCCTGCTGATAGCCTGGAGCAACCCCCTCATGCAGCATGCAACTCCCACACTCTCCCCATCCATATACCCAGCTGGTGCCAGGTCTGTGCTCAATGGGTAGCACCAGACACACGATGCAGGGTCAGAGATCTGAGGGCACCTGGGATAGGGACCCTGGCCAGACCTCTCTAGCTCTGCTGACTGCAGTGGGGTCCATTTTGCACTCCCTGCTCCCCATACCTGTGGCACTGGCCGTGCTGCTCAGTGTCACATTGCCAGCCACTGTCTCGATGAATATTTCCACATCGCTTCCTTCAGCGTGTGCCCCTTCCCCCGGCATCGATGCCTCTGTCAGCAGCAAGTCCTGGCTGGCAGCCAGCGGGGGTGTCCCAGCCAGACCAGCGCTGGCCACACCAGGGCTTCCCACGGCTCCCACTTCTCCCGgtgtgggcaggagcagctccgaGCACAGGGTCTCCATCTCCCTGCTGGCACCCTCTGATACAGTCACTGCTGCGCTCATTGCCACTGGGCACTTCCTTGGTGCTAGGCTGGATGACCTCTCAAtctgaaacagaagaagaaagcaCTTTAAATGAGGGACATCCCAGAGCCCAAGAGAATTTTGGGGAGCAGCCAGTCTCGAGGCAGGGTATTTCAACGCTGGCTCCTTTCTGCTGTGCCTCAAGCAGGCTGCTGGCAAGCCCTCTGTCACGGGATAAACAAGAGTGCAAGGACAGCTATACATTCTCCCCGAGCCTAACACCCAGGGCTTGCTCCCTGTGTCCAGCTGGGCCGGCCCCTGAGCCCACCCTCAGAGCCatgcccagcctccagccagcaggTGCCCCCACGAGtcccgccgggccgggctccccCCCCCGGCCCCTCGCCTTTCACACCCGGGCTGTGTCCggccctcccagcccctcaccccgggctgtccccggccCCTCGCCTTTCACAcccgggctgtccccggccctcccagcccctcaccccgggctgtccccggccctcccagcccctcaccccgggctgtccccggccctcccagcccctcaccccgGGCTGTTCCCGGCCCCTCGCCTTTCACCCCAGGCTGTCCCCGGCCTCTCGCCTTTCACCCCAGGCTGTCCCCGGGTGCCGCAGTCTCTCTCCCTTACGCAGGGCTGTCACCGAagcgccctcagcccgggctGTCCCCGCCGGCCCGGGTCGCGCTGCCCCGGCACATCTCGGCGGCGGTGCCGGGCGGCGAGAGCGCCGCCCTTTGTGCGTGCGCGCAGCCGccgtgcccggcccggcccggcggtgCGGCCGGAAGCGGCGCGGGCGGCAGCGGAAGCGGCGCGGTGCAGGTGAGCGGCGGCgccggccggagcggggccgggagcggcgcgggATCCTCCGGAGTGGCCggggctgtgcctctgctgcGGGGAAGGCCGGTGTGGATACGGGTCTTTTGCGGGGGAGGGTGGGGCCCCTGCAGGGGGAGGCTGCGGGACCCCGCCCGCGGGGTGCCCTGGTAAGGAGGAAGGTCACGCCTTATTCTAGTGGAGGTGGGGGTGTGTACCCGAGAGAGCGGAGCGTGGCTGTGCGTCTGGCGGGGAAGGCTCCCCCTCGATCCCAGTACACGACAGACCTGCGGAGGGAGGTGGAGAAGCTTCAGGCCCCCGGAGCATGCGGCTAATAATCTACACATGGAGGTGTGTCTTCTACCACCGTCGTGTGCCCGTTCTCGGCAGCAAAGACCCGGCTCTTGACTCAGCCTGGGCATGTGTTTCAGCTTTTTCAAACGATAAACCTTAAATAATTGCAGTGCTCATGATTTCTAGCTGTTCAAATAATAAAACCCTGTAAAACTCTGGCCTTGTTGTTTTTACTGAGGAAGCTACAGATGCTCCTGTGCTTCTTCAAGAGCCTCCTGACCCCCTCCTGCTTGGCTCACTCAGTGGCCTGCAGAGAGGGAGGATTCCTGCAGTCAGCAGGAACACTTGGTAATAAGCACAGATGTGGGAAATCCAAACGTGCCAGGCAGCCCTTCACCTTGAGGCCTGGCCATCATAAATGACAGGGAACTGTGGGCAATCTGTTTTGTTCCTTGCTACCATTCATTCTTTCCTCACAGGTTTGTTGCCAGAGTGCAGAAACAATGCTGTGGAAAGGAGCTGCCTAACCTCCCACAATGCCCTTTTCTGACTTTGTCTTAGCACTGAAGGACAACCCATATTTCGGGGCTGGGTTTGGCCTCGTCGGGGTGGGCACAGTCCTGGCAGCAGCCCGTAAGGGGGCCCAGTTTGGGCTGGTGGCTTTCAGGCGCCACTATATGATCACCTTGGAGGTGCCCAGCAAGGATAAGAGCTACCAGTGGCTGCTGAACTGGGtctcccaccatgccaagcatACGCAGCACCTCAGTGTTGAGACATCATACCTGCAGCACGAGAGCGGGCGTGTCAGCACCAAGTTCGACTTTATTCCCAGCCTCGGGAATCATTTCATCTGGTAAGGGAGGGTAGGGGAAAGCAGTTTGGGGGATTGATCCTCCCTTTTGCAAactggggcgggggggggggctgTAGAGACACTGGAGAGGGCCCTGCTTCCTCTCTGGGTCTGGGATAGAGCAGAAGATGACGAGTAGCAAGAGCAGCCTGTATTCAGCAGtgtgaaattatttccttacaTGAGATGTGTTCTTGAGGCATGAACCAGGTGAGGCACAGCTGAGTGGTGCTGGATCACTGTACACCCACCTGTCTTCCTGCCCCAGGTACCGCAGGAAGTGGATTCGCATCGAGCGCAGCCGGGAGACGCAGATGCTTGACCTGAACACAGGGACCCCCTGGGAGTCTGTCACCTTCACTGCACTGGGCACTGACCGGGAGATCTTCTTCAACATCCTTCAGGAAGGTCTGTAGGGCAACTATGTGGGGTCCTGCTGGGAACAACCTTCTCCCTAGAGGTCCTCTTCCCTGgcagctgtcccctctgcctCTCTCTGCAGCCCGGGAGCTggcgctgcagcagcaggaggggaagaCGATCATGTACACGGCCGTGGGAGCAGAGTGGCGTCAGTTCGGCTTCCCCCGCCGGCGGCGGCCCCTCAGCTCTGTGGTGCTGGAGGAAGGTGTGTCAGAGAGGCTGGTTCAGGACGTGAAGGAGTTCATCAGCAACCCCAAGTGGTACAGTGAAAGAGGCAAGGCTCTGGTGTGGTGTGCTCTGTACggggtggggtggggcaggATGCTCATGGTCCTTTCTGGAATTGGCTGTGGAGagatttttccctgctgtttaCCTTCCCCAGGTGTATCCTCTTTGTGTGCTCAGCACAGTACTACAGGAGGGAGGGATCACAGAGCAATCCAGGTGGTTATCCTAAAAGAACACTGTCTTTTTAGGGATCCCCTACCGAAGAGGTTACCTGCTTTATGGTCCTCCAGGATGTGGGAAAAGCAGCTTCATGTGAGTATTGTCAGCTCCCTGGTCTGGGCCACAGCAGTCTTGGATGAGAGGGTTTGGAATACGGGAGTGGGCTGTGCCTTATGTGTGGTGCCTAT
It encodes:
- the ZNF142 gene encoding zinc finger protein 142 isoform X2, with translation MSAAVTVSEGASREMETLCSELLLPTPGEVGAVGSPGVASAGLAGTPPLAASQDLLLTEASMPGEGAHAEGSDVEIFIETVAGNVTLSSTASATEVLVKVVELYFCERCGHSFSEASLLSQHQCLLLPPQEHLEFPGALLASASEGQRDPRGSELPGASTQEGSAPECLLCPVCQEAFLQPGQLKEHFKTHRAPSGALPCPEGGCHFTTEDRKQLRSHLCHLHGASPVSCACRACPLLFPSRQAMEQHHRTHFPFHCGHCDFVTANAKLFWQHRKGHATESPSEMPTTGDPHSLDQCCILPSASEGPEEPGDSHPGWKASTAEARPAKPGGTGDSSLKGQKASAGEEDSDSSGEESPEEDGESLCEAEAKEDGKAAPKKVGVPQAQRFKGDIAEGSEYLYKTHMCPECKRCFKKRTHLVEHLHLHFPDPSLQCPNCHKYFTSKSKLKIHMMRETGEKAHRCPLCHYSSVEKNALNRHMASMHEDISNFYSDVYSCPVCEEKFRLSQALKEHLKTHKTEPKRLSCFHGDCNYCAEDRKEFVRHLKDAHGIKAVECKYHACSLLFGTAEAMEAHRKTHYAFHCQQCDFICSNKHVFRKHKKQGHPGSEQLQCSFCPYATFNPVEFHDHVGKMHANEKIHKCTECAFATAHKRVLIRHMLLHTGEKPHKCELCNFTCRDVSYLSKHMLTHSNDKNFMCTECGYITKWKHYLNVHMRKHTGDLRYQCNQCSYRCHRADQLSSHKLRHQGKSLICEVCGFACKRKYELQKHMQAKHSQNYQVPIFQCQYCTYQTKYKQALLNHENCKHTKQKEFRCALCSYCTFSNTSLFFHKRKIHGYVPGDKDWLENYASKELEISSSEALFGYEVSAALHVDASSPLTGKEQWMKETPSQVESQGEESYQQVFMMPLLEQDAAPPESSSKAERGEGEQSCPIVGNALEDDCVRGNAATGSTELTVSEDVAESCTLHLEALNVSSDPLLENLTGQACVTQPESVEMLSCKEPPGAYELLGSQDGLGLEDSGNTLEDIPDFEEEVDVQEDKVVKGSIAAGDNQGKDTLKQDMGHLEGSCSDHHKVMADTEERETSQAKLPEAWLSMLKTPEQGHLPVPEDVPTSGDNARGGSESELKALRKQDKEQAETLVLEGRVQMLVVQSESQVFKCEKCSYITRKEKSMSLHSKASCQSRRAPLVCRECGASFKQQRGLNTHLLKKCPVLLKNKILKPTNQEAPGLCQPADQPGDNGTETAESEKGGSEESGHAESPWEAELLPDKTQAAGIPLTGAQTSGCHASEKSLLGDSTEVAEEPPQQGGGTEPGGAAGASQPGKPSEKYRLEGGKLHCNACSFVCSRVTTITSHVEDGCRNLEQFWCSQCPETFRSRRALKSHCAEKHIVHPEDEPQRTELPEGDPLSVEKDQTSELPLDAAPPKATLPKRRRFSCPTCPFTCHQERAMKTHKKRGCVTLGEFRCTSCPFTSKVAKALRLHRRLHRKHYSKRPQLQCRQCEFTCKQARCLRQHIRIKHEGVKPHKCRYCEFSTTRRYRLEAHQSLHTGVGRIACGICSQTFGTNSKLRIHRLRVHEKTPTHFCPLCDYSSYLQNDITRHVNSCHHGELNFGCSRCEARFSSETALKQHVLRRHEEKVSYSCPRCDFVCHSEATLKCHVQKQHPHLECSTCKETFATREALEEHKTQHFSHRCELCSFAAKERQQLVRHYMESHEPAAPQDKPLHCPFCDFACQHQLVFDQHMKGHGGTRVYKCSDCEYTTKNRQKITWHIRIHTGEKPYKCHLCKYACADPSRLKYHMRIHKEERKYLCPDCGYKCKWVNQLKYHMTKHTGLKPYRCDECEYCTNRADALRVHKETRHQEARSFICEQCGKAFKTHFLLKTHLKKHSEEKPYVCNACGRAFRWAAGLRHHYLTHTNEHPFFCRYCPYKAKQKFQVIKHIQRHHPEHRAVDPSQGVGKDPSTHTVHLHSVQRESQAKEAPRMEEEGECPVENDGTSQ